From Fusarium fujikuroi IMI 58289 draft genome, chromosome FFUJ_chr07, a single genomic window includes:
- a CDS encoding related to protein tyrosine phosphatase produces the protein MESSSGLHPSFANNAVPSAPYVRRAPSPPFIHIPPTGQCGVSAAPILLPSYEHVDSSQLTTHDVKIITQNMQQIATDRAADWSYEQRRDAQKLVDFLYLGPNSTAKDIKRLQEEGITMIAVARDARMAGVKLMSVEKAAKTLNIEVQYIDLEGNDKLISSFPDIIRLINDHLLSVYHSQAKGRNKNGELLVDPSSFRRGKVLLTCETGNDRSAAIAAAYIMAVFGKDMITAVQFISIQRFCCAFDEDTKRKLQCWEDILRARSQVAMEQAVPPNAQHTKRHIDDMMDTSEDPNDKGEFALDQDRFNGRGSFAPFVDI, from the coding sequence ATGGAGTCGTCCAGCGGTCTGCACCCCTCCTTCGCCAACAACGCCGTGCCATCTGCACCGTACGTCCGTCGAGCACCCAGCCCGCCATTCATTCACATCCCACCGACAGGACAATGCGGTGTCTCCGCTGCGCCCATCCTCCTCCCATCGTACGAACACGTCGATTCGAGTCAGTTGACGACCCACGatgtcaagatcatcacACAGAACATGCAGCAGATTGCTACAGATCGCGCGGCAGATTGGTCCTACGAGCAGCGACGTGACGCCCAGAAGCTCGTGGACTTTTTGTACCTTGGTCCCAACAGCACCGCCAAGGATATCAAGCGGCTGCAGGAGGAGGGCATCACTATGATTGCGGTAGCGAGGGATGCGCGCATGGCGGGGGTGAAGCTCATGagtgttgagaaggctgcgAAAACGCTCAACATTGAGGTCCAATACATCGATCTGGAGGGCAACGATAAGCTGATCAGTTCGTTCCCCGACATTATCCGGCTGATCAACGACCATCTTCTATCCGTGTATCacagccaagccaagggCCGTAACAAGAACGGCGAACTGCTCGTTGATCCAAGCTCATTCCGCCGCGGCAAAGTCCTCCTCACGTGCGAGACGGGCAACGACAGATCAGCCGCCATCGCCGCAGCCTACATCATGGCAGTCTTTGGAAAGGACATGATCACCGCGGTCCAATTCATCAGCATCCAGCGATTCTGCTGCGCTTTCGACGAGGACACCAAGCGGAAGCTGCAGTGCTGGGAGGATATTCTACGGGCGCGCTCGCAAGTCGCTATGGAGCAGGCTGTGCCTCCAAACGCTCAACATACAAAGCGACATATTGACGATATGATGGACACGAGTGAGGATCCTAATGACAAGGGGGAGTTTGCGCTGGATCAGGATCGATTCAATGGACGTGGATCGTTTGCGCCGTTTGTGGATATATAG
- a CDS encoding related to ATPases codes for MAPPYPSDNSGRRPSQPRNDTDGEIARDLAALDERYPRTSTNFSRPRNTGRSYTDPNNDRQRRSSADDTNVRSGSRSRTRRPDDGSRPRASGPYELRPIPSRTELSTDQPPDSADRTDKELTSPVDKTSFGFGGNGNKSSVRADIKKYLQERRRRRIGPGAKPTWKDRTKKQLEEFHQKVILETILRQKPLEPLPDGRHIPLNPPQRGANGLIDERAGKPYCSNFIRSSRYTIYDFVPKQLLFQFSKLGNFYFLVVGTIQMIPGLSTVGRWTTIAPLGVFVAFSMAKEGWDDYRRYRLDRVENRSEAWVLTDGTGEKGRVRHAEKMRRKKEKASESGEEHMLDDLESGTTGTAKLGGKGDWTSVQWQHVRVGDVIRLRRDDPVPADIVLLHATGPNGIAYIDTMALDGETNLKSKQACPLLAERCNTLEGLRATQATVISENPNLDLYSYDGRATVDGETLPLSMNNVVYRGSTLRNTAEALGIIVNTGEECKIRMNANKNVRAKKPAMQSVINRMIMVQIFIVLMLTMGLTIGYYLWKDRTEDFAWYIRRSGVYNGSVPFKEIFFGFIIMFNTLIPLSLYISLEIIKLGQLYLLHDADMYDPISDTPMVANTTTILENLGQVSYVFSDKTGTLTENIMRFRKMSVAGVACLHDMDVQRDQEEMRRRIEESERPKKGKSKASFSAAKNTGHVKTLDGNDDTSGSGSRPEPIRTMSTRSASHWQSTVNTAENADMKTEDLLDYIQRKPNTAFSRKAKHFLLCIALCHTCLPERTDDGDITFQAASPDELALVEAAKDLGYLVIDRPAQAIKLEARDADGSLYTETYQVLDVIEFSSKRKRMSIIIRMPDGRICIFCKGADNVIMQRLKLSNLAEETAKNIGRRASQRRASRQDQALQRINSQKSVSPYGSPYGSPRNSFGLSRAESSNREGLRLSLGRRSTDLKRLSQQLARSPRTSTEMMSPRQSLAQMPSFDDAERKIDESMAANEGAVFEKCFQHVDDFASEGLRTLMYAYRYIDEDSYRTWKAKYREAETSLVDRQERIEAAGELIEQRFELAGATAIEDKLQEGVPDTIDKLRRANIKVWMLTGDKRETAINIGHSARVCKPWSEVYVLDAALGELKETITATLNDVSRGMVPHSVVVVDGQTLAKIDEDDELSLLFYDLVVRVDSVICCRASPSQKSNLVRSIRRYVPKSMTLAIGDGANDIGMIQASHVGIGISGREGLQAARISDYSIAQFRFLQKLLFVHGRWNYMRTGKYVLATFWKEILFFIVQAHYQRYNGYSGTSLYESWSLTVFNSAFTSLPVILLGIFEKDLRAETLMKVPELYTFGQRNLGFRFSQYFAWMFMGAAGSFVIWYFTWCVYDKMFYDRDNSIFAMGMVSFTVAVIFINIKLLILEVHTKTVVTFGGCLISVAGWFLWMLALSGIKPKSFGPYIVRDTFIDNFGRTLQWWTLVLLELIVLIVIDLVVQAVRRVYFPGDQDLMQRIEKDGNVDKVFGDGKDVEEGDGKAERILSNQPTPGVDRVQDRRHRGSHDDYQPRFTATAEERENPMEQWRG; via the exons ATGGCTCCTCCATACCCCAGCGATAATAGCGGGCGACGTCCTTCGCAACCGAGAAATGACACCGATGGTGAAATAGCCCGTGATCTCGCTGCTCTCGATGAGCGATATCCTCGAACTTCGACCAATTTCTCGAGACCACGGAATACAGGTCGCTCTTACACAGACCCCAATAACGATCGCCAGCGACGATCTTCCGCCGATGATACAAACGTGAGATCTGGATCGAGGTCCAGAACTAGACGACCCGATGATGGTTCTCGTCCGCGAGCGAGCGGCCCTTATGAATTGCGACCCATTCCCTCGAGGACAGAATTGTCGACTGACCAACCTCCCGATTCTGCGGACCGAACCGATAAGGAATTGACTTCGCCAGTTGACAAGACCAGTTTTGGGTTCGGCGGAAACGGCAACAAATCCTCAGTGCGCGCCGATATTAAGAAATATCTTCAAGAAAGACGTCGGCGAAGAATTGGACCTGGCGCAAAACCAACATGGAAAGATCGCACCAAAAAACAGCTTGAAGAGTTTCACCAAAAGGTCATTCTCGAGACGATTCTTCGCCAAAAACCCCTCGAACCTTTACCTGATGGCCGTCATATTCCACTCAATCCACCGCAGCGAGGTGCCAATGGTCTTATTGACGAGCGTGCAGGAAAGCCATACTGCAGCAATTTCATCCGATCAAGTCGCTACACTATCTACGATTTCGTCCCGAAACAACTCCTCTTTCAGTTCAGCAAGCTCGGAAACTTTTACTTCCTCGTTGTTGGTACTATTCAGATGATTCCCGGTCTGAGTACTGTCGGAAGATGGACCACTATCGCACCTCTGGGCGTGTTCGTCGCATTCAGTATGGCCAAGGAAGGATGGGATGATTATAGGCGCTATCGACTTGATCGCGTGGAAAATCGCAGTGAGGCTTGGGTTTTGACGGACGGAACTGGGGAAAAAGGCCGCGTTAGACACGCTGAGAAAATGAGgaggaaaaaggaaaaggcgTCTGAGAGTGGTGAAGAGCACATgctcgatgatctcgagTCAGGCACCACAGGTACCGCCAAATTGGGTGGAAAGGGAGATTGGACTTCGGTACAATGGCAGCATGTTCGTGTTGGCGATGTCATTCGGTTGCGCCGAGATGACCCTGTTCCTGCGGATATTGTGCTTTTGCATGCTACCGGTCCTAATGGCATTGCGTACATCGACACCATGGCTCTTGATGGTGAGACGAACCTCAAGAGCAAACAGGCCTGTCCCTTGCTCGCCGAGCGATGCAACACCCTCGAAGGACTTCGTGCGACACAAGCTACTGTCATTTCCGAAAACCCCAACCTGGACCTTTACAGCTACGATGGTCGAGCAACAGTCGACGGCGAAACCCTACCACTGTCCATGAACAATGTCGTTTACCGTGGATCTACTCTCCGGAATACGGCTGAGGCCCTCGGTATCATCGTGAATACAGGCGAGGAGTGCAAGATCCGGATGAACGCCAACAAGAATGTCCGCGCCAAGAAACCCGCTATGCAATCAGTTATCAACAGGATGATCATGGTCCAAATCTTCATCGTTCTCATGCTCACAATGGGTCTAACTATTGGTTACTACCTGTGGAAAGATCGAACTGAGGATTTTGCTTGGTACATCAGGCGATCTGGTGTCTATAATGGCAGCGTCCCTTTTAAGGAAATCTTCTTTGGGTTCATTATTATGTTCAACACACTGATTCCCTTGTCGCTGTACATCAGTCTCGAAATTATCAAGCTGGGACAGCTATACTTGCTTCATGATGCGGATATGTATGATCCAATATCTGATACGCCCATGGTTGCGAATACAACCACTATCCTCGAGAATCTGGGCCAAGTCAGCTATGTCTTTTCTGACAAGACGGGCACTCTAACAGAGAACATCATGCGCTTTCGCAAAATGTCGGtggctggtgttgcttgTCTGCATGATATGGATGTGCAGAGAGACCAGGAGGAGATGCGCCGACGAATCGAAGAGTCGGAACGAccaaaaaaaggtaaaagcaAGGCAAGTTTCTCTGCGGCAAAGAACACAGGCCATGTCAAGACTCTCGACGGAAACGATGATACAAGTGGAAGCGGATCTCGACCAGAGCCTATTCGAACCATGTCAACAAGATCTGCAAGCCACTGGCAATCCACAGTCAACACAGCTGAGAACGCCGACATGAAGACAGAAGATCTACTTGATTACATTCAAAGGAAGCCAAACACTGCTTTCTCACGAAAGGCAAAGCACTTTTTACTATGTATTGCTCTCTGCCACACTTGTCTTCCTGAAAGGACTGATGATGGCGACATCACATTCCAAGCTGCCTCGCCTGATGAACTTGCTCTTGTCGAAGCTGCCAAAGATCTGGGATATCTGGTCATTGATCGGCCTGCACAAGCTATCAAGTTGGAGGCCCGGGATGCAGATGGTTCTTTGTACACCGAGACGTATCAAGTGCTGGATGTGATCGAGTTCAGCAGTAAAAGGAAGAGAATGTCGATCATCATTCGCATGCCTGATGGACGTATTTGCATCTTTTGCAAGGGCGCTGACAATGTCATCATGCAGCGTCTGAAGTTGAGTAATCTCGCTGAAGAAACCGCCAAGAATATCGGTCGTCGGGCAAGTCAGCGACGAGCTTCTCGGCAGGATCAGGCTTTGCAGCGGATCAACTCTCAAAAGAGCGTCAGTCCTTATGGCAGCCCCTATGGAAGCCCTCGCAACAGTTTTGGTTTATCCAGAGCTGAATCGTCTAATCGAGAAGGTCTTAGATTGAGCTTGGGACGACGTTCCACTGATTTGAAGCGTCTGTCACAGCAGCTTGCCCGATCACCTCGCACTTCAACCGAAATGATGAGCCCTCGACAGAGTCTTGCCCAAATGCCCTCATTCGACGACGCTGAGCGCAAGATTGACGAATCAATGGCTGCGAATGAAGGCGCCGTGTTTGAGAAGTGCTTCCAACACGTCGATGACTTTGCCAGCGAGGGTCTTCGAACTCTTATGTATGCTTACCGGTACATTGATGAGGACTCTTATCGCACTTGGAAAGCAAAGTATAGAGAAGCCGAGACAAGCTTGGTCGATCGTCAGGAACGCATCGAAGCCGCTGGAGAGCTTATTGAGCAGAGGTTCGAGCTTGCCGGAGCGACGGCAATCGAAGACAAGCTTCAGGAGGGAGTCCCAGACACCATTGACAAGCTACGCCGAGCCAACATCAAAGTCTGGATGCTTACGGGTGACAAGCGAGAGACGGCTATTAATATTGGTCATTCTGCTCGTGTGTGTAAACCTTGGTCAGAGGTTTACGTTCTTGATGCGGCTTTGGGCGAACTGAAAGAGACGATCACAGCGACTCTCAATGATGTTAGCCGTGGCATGGTTCCGCactctgttgttgttgtcgatgGACAGACACtcgccaagatcgacgaagatgatgagctatctcttcttttctacGACCTTGTTGTACGTGTTGACTCTGTCATCTGCTGCCGAGCTTCTCCCTCGCAAAAGTCCAACCTCGTTCGCTCGATTCGAAGATATGTGCCTAAGAGCATGACTCTGGCAATCGGAGATGGTGCGAACGATATCGGTATGATCCAGGCTTCTCATGTTGGCATCGGTATCTCTGGTCGCGAGGGTCTACAGGCTGCTCGAATTTCAGACTACTCGATTGCTCAATTCCGATTCCTTCAGAAGCTGCTCTTTGTTCATGGCCGGTGGAACTACATGAGGACTGGCAAGTATGTGCTTGCAACTTTCTGGAAGGAAATCCTGTTCTTCATTGTACAAGCTCATTACCAGCGCTATAACGGATATTCTGGCACTTCACTGTACGAATCATGGAGTTTAACCGTCTTCAACAGTGCCTTTACGTCACTTCCTGTTATTCTTCTCGGTATTTTCGAGAAGGATCTTCGTGCAGAGACGTTGATGAAGGTTCCGGAACTGTACACTTTTGGACAGAGAAACCTCGGATTCAGATTCTCGCAGTACTTTGCATGGATGTTCATGGGTGCTGCGGGGAGTTTTGTGATCTGGTACTTTACTTGGTGCGTTTACGACAAGATGTTTTATGATCGGGATAACAGTATCTTTGCGATGGGCATGGTGAGTTTCACTGTtgctgtcatcttcatcaacatcaagctctt GATCCTTGAAGTGCACACCAAAACTGTTGTGACCTTTGGTGGCTGTCTGATATCTGTCGCTGGCTGGTTCTTGTGGATGCTGGCCTTATCAGGCATCAAACCCAAGAGTTTTGGCCCTTATATTGTCCGGGACACTTTTATTGATAACTTTGGCCGCACACTACAATGGTGGACGCTTGTACTGCTTGAGCTTATTGTGCTCATTGTGATCGATCTGGTTGTTCAAGCTGTTCGACGAGTCTACTTCCCCGGAGACCAGGATCTGATGCAACGAATCGAGAAAGATGGTAATGTGGACAAAGTCTTTGGAGATGGCAAAGACGTTGAAGAAGGCGACGGTAAAGCGGAGAGAATTCTCTCAAACCAGCCAACGCCAGGTGTTGACAGAGTACAAGACAGGAGGCATCGCGGGAGCCACGATGATTATCAACCGAGGTTCACAGCGACAGCAGAAGAGAGGGAGAACCCAATGGAGCAATGGCGGGGATGA
- a CDS encoding related to ATP dependent RNA helicase, whose product MSFSLRAGALRAPIVPVTRRTISTSRRLSRVPLAAKRKHGLNKVEARKTGEKKSESSLKPVTKTDEKNDMKRMRFGMDKKSSGRHGMFRSTVLMKFQDVMKNASKSAVSAAGVGEDELHQQASMFMKVLDSAFDMAEQNITDRVKNPLFWNLRDAFILKDIKGLTNEIQYSFQSFLIRQRFSKGLEESHKRLLDFRFPYEWFPATRAMQRTIHVHVGPTNSGKTYRALKALENSKRGVYAGPLRLLANEVYQRLKAKGLPCALLTGEEVRLPEDTDTYFTSCTVEMVPFNERYDVAVIDEIQMLADPDRGSAWTSALLGVQAKEVHLCGEDRTVSLIQSICAGIGDKCIVHRYDRLSPLETMDEALDGDYSRLEKGDAVVAFSRLNLHALKRTIEKKTGRRCAIIYGSLPPEVRVQQAALFNDPDNDYDFIVASDAIGMGLNLEIRRVILEAVAKFDGSHNRMLTYPELKQIGGRAGRYRTVRNAAEAGANADVASGEEKKVGYVTTMDSQDLRSVHRAFDANVDDIEAAYISPPAAAIERFSTYFPKGTPLSFILMRIRELASVSKQYRIHISPDKLEIADHVQDIPLTIYDRLLFTNLPVNTRAQNAISVLRALARIVANSEDGTLLKIKEIPLENLDIDFKAFKGTSMEYLHRLESLHAAINQYIWLSYRFSGMFRDQKLAFHVRSLVEEKLIDTLERLDFTETDLKGFRSRNRKEARKTTTSREELGETDLKNLEQESDDTPVGDELDWKAAAPTSG is encoded by the exons ATGAGTTTTTCACTCCGGGCTGGAGCTTTACGAGCTCCTATTGTTCCGGTGACGAGAAGGACAATATCAACTTCACGAAGACTTTCAAGAGTGCCATTGGCAGCTAAGAGGAAACATGGACTGAACAAGGTCGAAGCCAGAAAGACTGGGGAGAAAAAGTCCGAATCTTCTCTGAAGCCG GTGACCAAaactgatgagaagaatgataTGAAGAGAATGAGATTCGGCATGGACAAAAAGTCAAGTGGTCGACATGGAATGTTCCGATCAACTGTTTTGATGAAGTTTCAAGATGTCATGAAAAATGCTAGCAAATCAGCCGTGTCTGCTGCGGGTGTAGGAGAGGATGAGCTTCATCAGCAAGCTTCGATGTTTATGAAGGTGCTAGACTCAGCGTTCGACATGGCCGAGCAGAACATCACCGATCGAGTCAAGAACCCCCTGTTCTGGAATCTCCGCGACGCTTTCATCTTAAAGGATATCAAGGGTCTCACAAACGAGATTCAGTACTCTTTTCAATCATTTCTCATTCGACAGCGCTTCTCAAAGGGCCTGGAGGAGAGTCACAAGCGACTTTTGGACTTTCGGTTTCCTTACGAGTGGTTCCCTGCGACGAGAGCCATGCAGCGCACGATCCATGTTCACGTTGGACCGACAAATTCCGGAAAGACGTACAGAGCCTTGAAAGCGTTGGAGAATTCGAAGCGAGGAGTTTATGCGGGGCCTTTGCGTTTGCTAGCAAACGAGGTTTATCAGAgactcaaggccaagggatTGCCGTGTGCGCTGTTGACGGGAGAGGAAGTTCGTTTGCCGGAAGATACGGATACGTACTTCACGAGCTGTACGGTTGAAATGGTCCCCTTCAATGAGCGGTACGATGTTGCTGTCATTGATGAGATTCAGATGCTGGCTGATCCGGATCGTGGCAGCGCTTGGACATCTGCGCTGTTGGGTGTTCAAGCGAAGGAGGTTCATCTTTGTGGTGAGGATCGAACTGTGAGTCTGATCCAGAGTATTTGCGCAGGTATTGGCGATAAGTGTATCGTGCACCGATATGATCGTCTAAGTCCTCTGGAAACCATGGATGAGGCGCTGGATGGTGATTACAGTCGTCTTGAAAAGGGAGATGCGGTTGTTGCATTCAGTCGTCTGAACTTGCACGCCTTGAAACGAAcgatcgagaagaagactggACGGCGATGTGCGATTATTTACGGATCTTTACCACCTGAAGTGCGCGTTCAGCAAGCAGCGCTCTTCAATGACCCCGACAACGATTACGACTTTATTGTTGCCAGCGACGCTATCGGCATGGGTCTGAACCTGGAGATTCGACGAGTTATTCTTGAAGCAGTCGCCAAATTTGACGGAAGTCATAACAGAATGCTCACGTACCCTGAGTTGAAGCAGATTGGTGGTCGAGCTGGGCGATATCGAACTGTTCGCAACGCCGCCGAAGCAGGGGCAAATGCCGACGTTGCTAGTGGGGAGGAGAAAAAGGTTGGCTATGTCACAACAATGGACAGCCAAGATCTCAGGTCGGTCCATCGAGCCTTTGACGCCAATGTCGATGATATCGAGGCTGCGTACATTTCACCACCGGCTGCCGCTATCGAGCGCTTCTCAACATACTTCCCCAAGGGAACACCTCTGTCGTTCATCCTCATGCGCATTCGAGAGCTAGCGTCTGTGAGCAAGCAGTACAGAATCCACATCTCTCCAGATAAGCTGGAGATTGCCGATCACGTCCAGGACATCCCTCTGACGATCTATGATCGACTTTTGTTCACCAACTTGCCCGTGAATACACGAGCTCAGAACGCCATATCTGTTCTTCGAGCCCTCGCCAGGATCGTCGCTAACAGCGAAGACGGCACACTTCTCAAGATTAAAGAAATTCCCCTGGAGAACCTTGATATCGACTTCAAGGCGTTCAAGGGCACGTCGATGGAGTATCTTCACAGACTTGAATCACTACATGCTGCTATCAACCAGTATATCTGGCTATCCTATCGTTTCAGCGGCATGTTCCGCGATCAGAAGCTAGCATTCCACGTCCGGTCCCTCGTTGAAGAAAAGTTGATCGATACACTGGAGAGGCTTGACTTTACAGAAACTGACCTCAAGGGCTTCCGATCGAGGAACAGAAAGGAAGCGCGCAAGACAACAACATCGCGTGAGGAATTGGGAGAGACGGATCTCAAGAATCTGGAGCAAGAGTCGGATGATACACCGGTTGGAGATGAGCTGGACTGGAAGGCAGCTGCTCCGACGTCAGGATGA
- a CDS encoding related to homeoprotein — MATEIEHPMALGNVPEVTTPNSTSSPSVPTPVSASMKKETPSPSASAANNASRRPPRKSTLTQQQKNQKRQRATQDQLTTLEMEFNNNPTPTATVRERIAEEINMTERSVQIWFQNRRAKIKLLAKKSLETGEDIDSIPESMRAYLAMQAMESGKGLGGSYLGRTGLLPFGHGNMMLGGDQGGQGKVLIHHLTCRSLSIGKWTRVGQNTMDLIIFYSPDKCTMTYYINNEQAGYKIEYPFSSIKNIFLENGEGDPTKLGGIVIELNRPPNFFMDSSPTTNGFFQCGDFTEDLQATQCLVHHLGGNPKVLSGQLAKLVSLESFMNRHNPHPYNDPHVLSVSAPVSPTARPSSQPSFQPHVGMYQEQWGIHQMHSGMRPGPGHKRQRSRSVPGPVDFAMFQNQPMPSFYIQPPGEMPPPPPQHNPHIFAPIPQPPGNMAPNLRIDTQAGFGLDMRQYPMSATTASPAEFPPSPGFFPSGPEIPQSSYNTPYSNGFLSPMVNPDTGIPTSVSPLPFNSPGEPSILEQSPPMSMMGRPGSADLYPMNDGSCAVSEDGASLNEMYSKHTINLPMHTTSPGFVQHQQADLDMDQLVQFDAVDPLSLSPEAMPQAHQGN, encoded by the exons ATGGCCACGGAGATTGAACACCCCATGGCCTTGGGCAATGTCCCCGAGGTCACCACACCcaactcaacatcttcaccatctgTCCCGACCCCTGTCTCAGCCTCCATGAAAAAAGAGACACCATCTCCCTCTGCCTCAGCCGCCAACAATGCTTCACGACGACCTCCCCGCAAGAGCACTCTCACCCAACAGCAAAAGAACCAGAAGCGACAGCGTGCTACACAAGATCAATTAACAACATTGGAGATGGAattcaacaacaaccccaCACCCACTGCTACTGTCCGTGAGAGAATTGCCGAGGAAATCAACATGACTGAAAGGTCTGTTCAGATTTGGTTCCAGAACAG ACGAGCAAAGATCAAGCtgctggccaagaagagTCTGGAGACTGGTGAAGACATTGACTCAATTCCCGAGTCAATGCGAGCCTATCTCGCTATGCAGGCCATGGAATCTGGCAAGGGTCTCGGCGGAAGTTATCTCGGCCGTACTGGACTGCTCCCCTTTGGCCATGGTAACATGATGCTCGGTGGCGACCAGGGAGGTCAGGGTAAAGTTT TGATTCATCATCTTACATGCCGATCCCTCAGCATTGGAAAGTGGACTCGAGTTGGACAAAACACGATGGATCTCATCATTTTCTACTCACCCGACAAGTGCACCATGACCTACTACATCAACAACGAGCAGGCCGGCTACAAAATCGAGTACcccttctcctccatcaaGAACATCTTCCTCGAGAATGGCGAAGGAGACCCAACCAAGCTTGGGGGGATTGTCATTGAGTTGAACAGGCCCCCCAACTTTTTCATGGACTCATCTCCCACCACCAACGGATTCTTCCAGTGTGGTGATTTCACAGAGGATCTTCAGGCTACCCAGTGCTTGGTACACCACCTCGGCGGAAACCCCAAGGTTCTCAGTGGCCAGCTTGCCAAGCTGGTTTCTCTCGAGTCATTCATGAACCGTCACAACCCTCACCCCTACAACGACCCTCACGTCCTCTCCGTCTCGGCTCCTGTCTCCCCGACCGCCCGACCCTCATCCCAGCCCAGCTTTCAACCTCATGTCGGCATGTACCAGGAGCAGTGGGGTATTCACCAGATGCACTCTGGCATGCGTCCTGGACCTGGCCACAAGCGTCAACGTTCGCGATCAGTTCCTGGACCTGTTGATTTCGCCATGTTCCAGAACCAGCCGATGCCATCCTTCTACATCCAACCTCCTGGAGagatgcctcctcctcctccccagcACAACCCTCACATCTTTGCGCCTATTCCTCAGCCTCCTGGAAACATGGCTCCTAATCTGCGCATCGATACACAGGCAGGATTCGGCCTCGACATGCGTCAATATCCCATGTCTGCCACCACTGCTTCTCCTGCCGAGTTTCCTCCCAGCCCAGGCTTCTTCCCCTCTGGTCCCGAAATTCCTCAGTCGAGCTACAACACACCTTATAGCAATGGTTTCCTGTCACCAATGGTTAACCCCGACACAGGTATTCCCACTTCTGTTTCTCCTCTCCCATTCAACAGCCCTGGGGAGCCTTCCATTTTGGAACAGTCCCCTCCTATGTCAATGATGGGTCGCCCTGGCTCAGCTGATTTGTATCCCATGAACGACGGATCTTGTGCTGTTTCGGAGGATGGAGCGAGCCTGAATGAGATGTACTCTAAGCACACCATCAACCTGCCCATGCACACAACCTCGCCTGGTTTCgtgcaacaccaacaagcagATCTCGACATGGATCAGCTTGTGCAGTTTGACGCAGTTGACCCCTTAAGCCTATCCCCCGAGGCAATGCCCCAAGCTCACCAAGGAAACTAA
- a CDS encoding related to vesicle-associated membrane protein 722, protein MASSSTPATPLLYSCIAHNTTILSECTTSASSQTSSLASLILPKIEHTNPQKLTYTHGQHQIHYVSESPSEHRDYPSAGGLTFLVIADSSLGRRVPFGYLFEIRKRFLQQFPESTDFSDMPNYGAASFNSELKSLMIEYGTTSGGRDDAIGNAKREIDDVRGIMTKNIESLLERGERLDLLVDKTDRLGGSAREFRVRSRGLKRKMWWKNVKLMALLALVVFLIIMAIVIAIKNGSG, encoded by the exons ATGGCGTCGTCATCGACTCCTGCGACTCCCCTACTCTA CTCCTGTATCGCGCATAATACTACGATCCTCTCAGAATGCACAACATCGGCCTCCTCCCAAACCTCATCCCTCGCCTCCCTCATCCTCCCCAAGATCGAGCACACAAACCCTCAAAAGCTCACCTACACCCACGGCCAACACCAAATCCACTATGTCTCCGAATCTCCCTCTGAACATCGCGATTACCCTTCCGCAGGCGGTCTAACattcctcgtcatcgccgACTCATCCCTTGGCCGTCGCGTGCCATTCGGTTATCTCTTCGAAATCCGCAAGCGCTTCCTGCAGCAATTTCCCGAGAGCACTGACTTCTCCGACATGCCCAACTACGGCGCGGCATCGTTCAACTCGGAACTCAAGTCTCTTATGATCGAGTACGGTACTACAAGTGGAGGTCGCGACGATGCCATCGGAAACGCCAAGCGCGAGATCGACGATGTTAGGGGGATTATGACCAAGAATATTGAGAGTCTTCTTGAGCGCGGAGAAAGACTGGACTTGCTGGTTGATAAGACGGACCGTCTTGGCGGTAGCGCACGAGAGTTCCGCGTGCGCAGTCGTGGCCTCAAGCGCAAGATGTGGTGGAAGAACGTCAAGCTCATGGCACTCTTGGCACTCGTAGtattcctcatcatcatggctatcGTGATTGCTATCAAGAATGGGTCTGGTTAA